One window from the genome of Deinococcus yavapaiensis KR-236 encodes:
- a CDS encoding NUDIX domain-containing protein, with product MDAYIRGLRAKIGHDLIKAPGSGVVARTEDGRVMLVRRSDNGLWGVVGGWVSPGESVAETAVREAMEETGHEVEIVRLLGVYSHPDITRGTYPNGDQAEFVNTIFEARVVRQVGGFDDETLEVRFFTPDEIPAIIDEVQRADRQPILDALSSEARPFIR from the coding sequence ATGGATGCTTATATTCGCGGTCTACGGGCCAAGATCGGCCACGACCTCATCAAAGCGCCTGGCAGCGGCGTCGTCGCTCGAACGGAGGATGGCCGCGTGATGCTCGTCCGCCGATCGGACAACGGCTTGTGGGGGGTCGTCGGGGGCTGGGTGAGTCCCGGGGAGAGCGTTGCGGAGACGGCGGTGCGAGAGGCGATGGAGGAGACGGGGCACGAAGTCGAGATCGTGAGGCTTCTCGGCGTGTACTCGCACCCGGACATCACGCGCGGCACGTACCCCAACGGCGACCAGGCGGAGTTCGTGAACACGATCTTCGAGGCGCGCGTGGTGCGACAAGTGGGTGGCTTCGACGACGAGACCTTGGAGGTGCGCTTCTTCACGCCCGACGAGATTCCCGCGATCATCGACGAGGTGCAGCGCGCCGATCGTCAACCGATCCTCGACGCGCTGTCGAGCGAGGCCAGGCCGTTCATTCGGTAG
- a CDS encoding DUF1622 domain-containing protein: MSLFETIENTVRALTLYVSAGVEGIAGIVVALGILEATLRAGHAFLRSSRLESADTLVLRLRLGRWLAIALEFLLAADILRTAVAPTWNDIGQLAAIATIRTLLNYFLEREIESGERQAKSATA, translated from the coding sequence ATGAGCTTGTTCGAGACGATCGAGAACACCGTGCGGGCGTTGACGCTGTACGTCTCGGCGGGCGTCGAGGGCATCGCCGGCATCGTCGTGGCTTTGGGAATCCTGGAAGCGACCCTGAGGGCCGGCCACGCGTTTTTGCGGTCGTCGCGCTTGGAATCGGCCGACACCCTCGTGCTGCGCCTTCGACTCGGACGGTGGCTGGCGATCGCGCTGGAATTCCTGCTGGCGGCGGACATTCTGCGCACGGCGGTGGCGCCGACTTGGAACGACATCGGGCAACTCGCGGCCATCGCCACGATTCGGACGCTGCTGAACTACTTTCTGGAGCGCGAGATCGAAAGTGGAGAACGGCAAGCCAAGAGTGCGACTGCGTGA
- a CDS encoding DMT family transporter → MSSRWSLSAAVLVGLLLPVQFAVNSALTTRTNSPVATAAISYGVGTAALLLGLVVAHRGRVPLRQLSGAPAWSYFGGVIGSAYVVGSVVLTRTLGAALAVTLVIVAQTLTSLALDHFGALGLPRRPMNTTRVFVLVLVLAALTLQVL, encoded by the coding sequence ATGTCCTCACGATGGTCGTTGTCCGCCGCCGTGCTTGTCGGCTTGCTTCTTCCCGTTCAGTTCGCCGTCAACAGCGCCCTCACGACGCGAACGAACTCACCGGTCGCCACGGCCGCCATCTCGTACGGCGTCGGAACGGCCGCGTTGCTGCTGGGCCTCGTCGTCGCGCATCGTGGCCGCGTGCCCCTCAGGCAACTGTCGGGCGCGCCCGCGTGGAGCTACTTCGGCGGCGTGATCGGCAGCGCGTACGTCGTGGGCAGCGTCGTCCTGACGCGAACTTTGGGCGCCGCCCTCGCCGTCACCCTCGTGATCGTCGCACAAACCCTCACGTCGCTCGCCCTCGATCACTTCGGCGCGCTGGGCTTGCCACGCCGACCGATGAACACGACACGCGTTTTCGTCCTCGTTCTCGTCCTCGCCGCGTTGACCCTGCAGGTGCTGTGA
- a CDS encoding DMT family transporter: MVAALLGTLGAGLGLSVGLAFNVRLAAHARHAVLASLVNFAVGFALTGLLALLGVGGLASAPFEAPLWMFLGGAVGAGYVTATLFTARALGVAASTAGVTLGQILGARLIDAFGLLGQSVRAVSIPDMIGAALLLGAVVLLARERSR, encoded by the coding sequence ATGGTCGCCGCCCTGCTCGGAACCCTCGGCGCGGGCCTCGGCCTCTCCGTCGGCCTCGCCTTCAACGTCCGCCTCGCCGCGCACGCTCGCCACGCCGTTCTCGCCAGCCTCGTGAATTTCGCCGTCGGCTTCGCCCTCACCGGCCTGCTGGCCTTGCTCGGCGTCGGCGGACTCGCGTCGGCGCCGTTCGAGGCGCCGCTGTGGATGTTCCTCGGCGGCGCGGTCGGCGCGGGCTACGTCACGGCCACCCTCTTCACGGCGCGGGCGCTCGGCGTGGCTGCCAGCACGGCGGGCGTCACCCTGGGTCAGATTCTCGGCGCCCGGCTCATCGACGCTTTCGGTCTGCTCGGTCAAAGCGTGCGCGCCGTCTCGATTCCCGACATGATCGGCGCGGCATTGCTGCTCGGCGCCGTCGTGCTGCTCGCGCGAGAACGATCGCGATGA
- a CDS encoding MarR family winged helix-turn-helix transcriptional regulator: protein MKTGDLLARVQADWRAARPDIDATPMLTVIAVQRTSALLERELQAFFASVDLTPPNFDVLATLRRSAPPQGLLLSRLGTLMAITPPAVTKRIDALEARGLVKRHPHEADRRALLVQLTDEGRALVDALLPRHVENERRLLSGLDDAERAQLRALLVKLAASFEPSEA, encoded by the coding sequence ATGAAGACCGGCGATCTGCTCGCTCGCGTGCAGGCCGATTGGCGCGCCGCTCGGCCCGACATCGACGCCACGCCGATGCTGACCGTCATCGCCGTGCAGCGAACGAGCGCCCTTCTGGAGCGTGAACTTCAAGCGTTCTTCGCGAGCGTCGACCTCACGCCGCCGAACTTCGACGTGCTCGCCACCCTGCGCCGCTCCGCGCCGCCTCAAGGCCTGCTGCTTTCGCGCCTCGGCACCCTCATGGCGATCACGCCGCCCGCCGTGACGAAACGTATCGACGCCCTGGAGGCGCGCGGCCTCGTGAAGCGCCATCCGCACGAGGCGGACCGCCGCGCCCTGCTCGTGCAACTCACCGACGAAGGCCGCGCGCTCGTCGACGCCTTGCTGCCGCGCCACGTCGAGAACGAACGCCGATTGCTGTCGGGGCTCGACGACGCCGAACGCGCCCAACTGCGCGCTCTGCTCGTCAAGCTCGCGGCGTCCTTCGAACCGTCCGAGGCTTGA